One region of Pseudomonadota bacterium genomic DNA includes:
- a CDS encoding O-antigen ligase family protein, with protein MVLSFNVLSTMLLAELPGGNLANYGVTGLFMFTVVTVGLFARKSIWVGAEWMLLMAWLLYAVVPAMLSQDVESSMFKVLTVLQLAVWALAIQQSILWRMGATAPLLMYGAAVTVAYAVSFAGIGVGVVEGSPDATGRVASTLVNANTFGAAAVMGLSLCLLAASGPLGPKAWLIQVVMALALVVAVVNSGSRTALVGMLFLLLGASWAFQFWRLKQFVRMFPSFLMIVVVASATYFVVKDMPVFADRVDSVFSLEDSNSMVSRLWDFIGVVGAGSLSAEEGGESMSQRFELVLVGLDLLLQSNLVGIGPDNFRSLIGAYSHSNVIEILVATGVVGILLYYSIYVALVWRCASILRVDRSHRVARMALVALATLSLMDIQHVSYDTKQGWLFLAILIGTVEVARRRALASRTASNKADKRTAEDSHAPEATGVMATPRLVSQTTLAPSTPIKLDTDRHVALKAIRPLKD; from the coding sequence ATGGTGCTCAGCTTTAATGTGCTGAGCACCATGTTGTTGGCCGAGCTTCCGGGCGGCAACCTGGCAAACTACGGCGTGACAGGCCTGTTCATGTTCACGGTTGTCACGGTGGGGCTGTTTGCACGCAAGTCGATTTGGGTTGGCGCCGAGTGGATGTTGCTTATGGCTTGGCTGCTGTATGCGGTGGTGCCAGCGATGCTGTCTCAGGATGTCGAGAGCAGCATGTTCAAGGTGCTAACGGTGCTTCAGTTGGCTGTGTGGGCACTTGCGATTCAACAATCCATATTGTGGCGCATGGGTGCAACTGCACCGCTCTTGATGTATGGCGCAGCCGTCACGGTTGCGTACGCCGTGAGCTTTGCTGGTATCGGGGTGGGTGTTGTTGAAGGCAGTCCTGATGCCACCGGCCGAGTCGCCAGTACGCTCGTCAATGCAAACACATTTGGCGCAGCTGCCGTCATGGGATTGAGTTTGTGTCTCCTGGCTGCGTCTGGACCCCTCGGCCCCAAGGCGTGGCTTATCCAAGTGGTTATGGCTCTGGCCTTGGTTGTTGCCGTGGTCAACAGTGGCTCTCGTACTGCACTGGTCGGCATGCTGTTCTTGCTGCTAGGGGCATCCTGGGCGTTTCAGTTTTGGCGCCTGAAGCAGTTTGTCAGGATGTTTCCATCGTTCCTGATGATTGTCGTCGTGGCGAGCGCGACCTACTTCGTTGTCAAGGACATGCCAGTCTTTGCTGATCGTGTTGACAGTGTTTTTTCTCTCGAAGACTCGAATTCTATGGTCAGCCGTCTGTGGGACTTTATCGGTGTTGTCGGTGCTGGTTCGCTCAGCGCGGAAGAGGGTGGTGAATCGATGTCCCAACGGTTTGAGCTCGTGCTCGTGGGGCTGGATTTGCTCTTGCAGAGCAACTTGGTTGGCATCGGGCCGGACAACTTTCGATCGCTCATTGGTGCGTATTCCCATTCGAACGTGATCGAGATCCTGGTGGCAACCGGCGTTGTCGGTATTCTGCTTTACTACAGCATCTATGTCGCTTTGGTGTGGCGCTGCGCGAGCATCTTGCGCGTGGATCGGAGCCACCGTGTTGCCCGCATGGCACTCGTTGCGTTGGCCACGTTGTCGTTGATGGATATCCAACACGTCAGTTACGACACCAAGCAGGGCTGGCTCTTTCTCGCTATCTTGATCGGCACGGTGGAAGTCGCACGGCGGCGCGCGCTGGCCTCGCGTACGGCATCCAATAAAGCGGATAAGCGTACCGCCGAGGATTCACATGCACCGGAGGCGACTGGCGTCATGGCAACACCGAGATTGGTGTCGCAGACGACCCTTGCGCCATCGACACCGATCAAGCTGGACACCGACCGGCATGTCGCGTTGAAGGCAATCCGTCCCCTGAAAGACTGA